The following are from one region of the Planctomycetia bacterium genome:
- a CDS encoding VWA domain-containing protein: protein MLSFTPIVALFTQPWMLLWAVAAAAPILIHLLNRRRYREQTWAAMEYLLAAMRKNVRRIQIEQWLLLALRTLIVLLLVAAVADPVIQGLGLAHAAGARTHRLFVLDGSYSMGYRIDQAARFESAKQVITRIVDESPQGDGFTLVLMSAPPRVIVQTPSFARSEFLAELETLQLPHGGGDVAASLATANEVLRAARRDERKLSRDEVYIVSDLCGPSWNPADRGSRQAIHDRAATLVSEGTSLVVVDVGQDDQENIAVAELITPDRFSAVGRETRFEVQLLNHGRRDHSQVRVEFLVDGARVGAAQVDVKAGGTAATSFRHRFDSPGDHAVEARISGDKLDIDNHRWLSLPVRDRLRVLCVDGNPRSQGRPGATDYLRVALSPVDRASDNGLVDVVVATEGTWLENQLTGFDCVFLSDVRQFTAAEARLLESYLAAGGGLVTFLGPQVDAKNYNQRLCGQDGAPRVLPATIGELVAENQQPVDPLGYRHAIVSPFRDQEQAGLLTTPISHYFRLLPDTEHGAQVVAAIAGGDAWIVEAPVERGVSILVATSAADRDWTLLPVWPSFVPLVQEMLMASIQGKTEERNLLVGRPFGGNLGTAVADVPVRVTNPRDVESIVTTASDDGHARWAFGETYTSGVYRAAWNAPIATEARFAVNVDPREGELARLHESELRERIWQGVAFQYTADWHGSEDTPSVGLSRATPMHQGLLLAALLAMVAESTLAWYSGARAA, encoded by the coding sequence ATGCTTTCCTTCACGCCGATCGTCGCCTTGTTCACGCAGCCCTGGATGTTGCTTTGGGCGGTGGCGGCGGCTGCGCCGATTTTGATTCATTTGTTGAATCGGCGGCGCTATCGGGAGCAAACTTGGGCGGCGATGGAGTATCTGCTGGCCGCGATGCGCAAAAACGTGCGGCGGATTCAGATCGAGCAGTGGTTGTTGCTGGCGCTGCGGACGTTGATCGTGTTGCTGCTCGTCGCGGCCGTGGCTGATCCCGTAATCCAGGGACTAGGGCTCGCTCACGCGGCCGGCGCGCGGACCCATCGCTTGTTCGTGCTCGACGGCTCCTACTCGATGGGCTACCGAATCGACCAGGCCGCGCGTTTCGAGTCGGCCAAGCAAGTTATCACGCGCATCGTCGACGAAAGTCCGCAGGGGGACGGGTTCACGCTAGTACTGATGAGCGCGCCGCCGCGCGTCATCGTGCAGACGCCGTCCTTCGCGCGCAGTGAGTTCCTGGCGGAGCTGGAAACACTGCAGCTTCCGCATGGCGGGGGGGACGTCGCCGCTTCTCTGGCAACTGCGAATGAGGTGTTGCGTGCCGCGCGGCGCGACGAACGAAAACTATCGCGCGATGAGGTGTACATTGTCAGTGATCTGTGCGGTCCGAGCTGGAACCCGGCGGACCGCGGATCGCGACAAGCCATTCACGATCGCGCCGCAACTTTGGTCAGCGAGGGGACGTCGCTCGTGGTCGTCGACGTGGGTCAGGACGACCAAGAAAACATCGCCGTCGCGGAACTCATCACGCCGGACCGTTTCTCGGCCGTGGGGCGCGAGACGCGATTCGAGGTCCAACTGCTGAACCATGGTCGCCGCGATCACAGCCAGGTACGCGTAGAATTCCTGGTCGACGGCGCACGCGTTGGCGCCGCGCAAGTCGATGTAAAAGCCGGCGGCACGGCGGCAACTTCATTTCGGCACCGCTTCGACAGCCCGGGCGATCATGCCGTGGAAGCGCGCATCTCCGGCGACAAGCTGGACATCGACAACCACCGCTGGCTTAGCTTGCCTGTCCGCGATCGGTTGCGCGTGCTGTGCGTCGACGGCAATCCGCGCAGCCAAGGCCGGCCTGGCGCGACGGACTATTTGCGCGTCGCGTTGTCGCCGGTCGATAGAGCAAGCGACAATGGTCTCGTTGACGTGGTAGTCGCCACGGAAGGTACCTGGCTGGAGAACCAGCTCACGGGTTTCGACTGCGTGTTCCTGTCGGACGTTCGTCAATTCACAGCGGCTGAAGCGAGGCTTCTGGAATCCTATCTCGCGGCGGGCGGCGGCCTGGTGACGTTCCTGGGGCCGCAGGTTGACGCCAAGAATTACAACCAGCGGCTGTGCGGCCAGGACGGCGCGCCGCGCGTGCTGCCGGCGACGATCGGTGAATTGGTCGCCGAGAATCAACAGCCGGTCGATCCGCTTGGCTACCGGCACGCCATCGTCAGTCCGTTTCGCGATCAGGAACAAGCCGGGCTGCTGACCACGCCGATCAGCCATTACTTCCGTTTGTTACCGGACACGGAGCACGGCGCGCAAGTGGTCGCCGCAATCGCCGGGGGCGACGCCTGGATCGTGGAAGCTCCAGTCGAGCGCGGCGTGTCGATTCTGGTCGCGACGTCCGCGGCGGATCGCGATTGGACGCTGTTGCCGGTGTGGCCGAGCTTCGTGCCGCTCGTGCAAGAAATGTTGATGGCGTCGATTCAAGGCAAAACCGAGGAGCGAAATCTCCTCGTCGGCCGGCCGTTCGGCGGCAACTTGGGAACCGCGGTCGCCGACGTGCCCGTGCGCGTAACGAATCCGCGCGATGTGGAATCGATCGTCACGACCGCTTCCGACGACGGCCACGCGCGCTGGGCTTTTGGGGAGACGTATACGTCCGGCGTCTATCGCGCCGCCTGGAACGCTCCCATCGCGACGGAAGCGAGGTTCGCCGTGAATGTCGATCCACGGGAAGGTGAACTAGCGCGATTGCACGAAAGCGAACTGCGCGAACGCATTTGGCAGGGCGTGGCGTTTCAATACACCGCCGATTGGCATGGCTCGGAGGACACGCCGAGCGTTGGTTTGTCGCGCGCCACGCCCATGCATCAAGGGCTATTGCTCGCCGCGCTACTGGCCATGGTGGCCGAGAGTACGCTGGCCTGGTACAGCGGCGCGAGGGCGGCATGA
- a CDS encoding ATP-binding protein, which produces MSVGGTHDTDDLQQQCALLKEQLQHAQRLIAVGELVSTTTHEFNNVLMTIINYAKLGLRHKDQATRDRAFDKILAASNRAAKITNGVLGIARNRAEAFVPIELPKLIDDALVLMEREMNKYRVTVETKFEAAPEALCRPSQIQQVLLNLLTNARQAMPQGGRIMIRVAPDAEHNMVDLVVRDNGRGIPEQALPRIFDRFFSTKSGPDASGKGGTGLGLSACRDIVEEHHGRIRVESTVGKGTSFTIKLPVAPHP; this is translated from the coding sequence ATGTCTGTAGGCGGCACGCACGACACCGACGATTTACAGCAGCAATGCGCGCTGTTGAAGGAACAACTTCAACACGCACAACGGCTGATCGCCGTCGGCGAATTGGTCAGCACGACCACGCACGAATTCAACAACGTGTTGATGACCATCATCAACTACGCCAAGCTCGGCCTGCGCCACAAGGATCAGGCGACCCGCGACCGCGCGTTCGACAAGATCCTGGCCGCCAGCAATCGCGCCGCGAAGATCACCAATGGCGTCTTGGGCATCGCGCGGAATCGCGCCGAGGCCTTCGTGCCCATCGAGCTGCCCAAGCTGATCGACGACGCGCTCGTGTTGATGGAGCGCGAGATGAACAAGTACCGCGTGACCGTTGAGACGAAATTCGAGGCGGCGCCCGAGGCCCTTTGCCGCCCGAGCCAGATTCAGCAAGTGCTGTTGAACCTGCTGACCAACGCCCGGCAGGCGATGCCGCAGGGGGGACGGATCATGATTCGCGTCGCGCCCGACGCGGAACACAACATGGTCGACCTCGTGGTCCGCGACAACGGCCGCGGCATCCCAGAGCAGGCGCTCCCTCGAATCTTCGACCGCTTCTTCAGCACCAAGAGCGGCCCGGACGCTTCGGGCAAGGGCGGCACCGGCCTCGGCCTTTCGGCCTGCCGGGATATCGTCGAAGAACACCACGGTCGTATCCGCGTGGAAAGCACCGTCGGCAAAGGGACGTCGTTTACGATCAAACTCCCCGTCGCCCCCCACCCGG
- a CDS encoding MoxR family ATPase, translating into MLPTDDVQAVQRLHEAYEKITRELTKTIVGQQQVIEELLIAMFARGHCLLVGVPGLAKTLLIRSLASTLSLKFNRIQFTPDLMPSDITGTEVIQEDKATGERAFKFLEGPVFANIILADEINRTPPKTQAALLEAMQEHQVTVGGRRHLLAEPFFVLATQNPIEQEGTYPLPEAQLDRFMFNVMVDYPSEEEELQIVRQTTSDVSHKITALLNADEIQSLQQIVRKVPVADHVLRYALQFTRLTRREKGQVPDFIKQYVSWGAGPRASQYLVLGAKARAVLHGRFHATCEDIRAVAAPVLRHRIVTNFNAEADGVKPDDIVSRLASLIEPVEYDTTHRTHANVFRSADAG; encoded by the coding sequence TGATGTTCAGGCGGTGCAACGGCTGCACGAGGCGTATGAAAAGATCACGCGCGAGCTGACCAAGACCATCGTCGGCCAACAGCAGGTCATCGAAGAACTGCTGATCGCGATGTTCGCGCGCGGGCATTGCCTGTTGGTCGGCGTGCCGGGCCTGGCGAAGACGTTGTTGATTCGCTCGCTCGCGTCGACGCTGTCGCTCAAGTTCAATCGCATCCAGTTCACGCCGGACTTGATGCCCTCCGACATCACGGGCACTGAAGTCATTCAGGAAGACAAGGCGACCGGCGAACGCGCATTCAAGTTTCTCGAAGGACCTGTCTTCGCGAACATCATTCTGGCGGACGAGATCAACCGCACGCCGCCGAAGACGCAGGCCGCGTTGCTGGAAGCGATGCAGGAACATCAGGTGACCGTCGGCGGCCGGCGGCATTTGCTGGCGGAGCCGTTCTTCGTGCTGGCCACGCAGAATCCCATCGAGCAAGAAGGCACGTACCCGTTGCCCGAGGCGCAGTTGGATCGCTTCATGTTCAACGTGATGGTGGACTATCCGAGCGAAGAGGAAGAGCTACAGATTGTGCGTCAGACCACCTCGGACGTCTCGCACAAGATCACGGCCTTGCTAAACGCCGACGAGATTCAATCGCTGCAGCAGATCGTGCGAAAGGTTCCGGTGGCCGACCATGTATTGCGCTACGCCTTGCAATTCACGCGACTCACGCGGCGCGAGAAAGGGCAAGTCCCGGACTTCATCAAGCAATATGTCAGTTGGGGCGCGGGGCCGCGGGCGAGTCAATACCTCGTGCTCGGCGCCAAGGCCCGGGCCGTCTTGCACGGGCGCTTTCATGCCACGTGCGAGGATATCCGCGCCGTCGCCGCGCCGGTGTTGCGGCATCGTATCGTGACCAATTTCAACGCCGAGGCCGACGGCGTGAAGCCGGACGACATCGTCTCTCGGTTGGCCTCGTTGATCGAACCTGTGGAATATGACACCACCCACCGAACCCACGCCAACGTGTTTCGATCCGCGGACGCTGGCTAA
- a CDS encoding VWA domain-containing protein, whose product MSDRLPVWLERWLGVDSSAPGEGTLWRLEHAWRLAPWVTLLLIAMLAGYIVWLYSWERRSAGRWARGLLAGLRIAALGIVLWMLAAWMLSLQRSGLPYTVVLIDDSASMATVDQYHDDASEKAVAKYRPADSSAPASRLDVARSILTANDARALKRMSAEQRLRLYAISSAARRIDGDLQELTAQLSALEPAGEWSRLGNGIDAVLDDLRGTPPAAIVLMSDGVNTAGTSLADAAQLARRKGVPLYTVAIGSSEPVRDTEISDLLVDEVVFINDVVNFEFTVTASGYAQQGVAAQLVDVASGNVLAETPLTLAADGVPERARIAYRPTEEGELELAVRIAPQSDEADAENNAASRTLQVRKDKLRVLMVWWQPSLEFRRLKALLERESTIDLKTVLQDADLEYAESDKTALKVFPADRDELRHFDVVLFGDAHPDFLGALALDLLRDFVSEKGGGLAVVAGPRFTPRAYAGRPLEKLLPVDLDPTAGATTAPATEGFVPRLTDLGAASPGCQIADTLSETTAVWEALPPWFWFEPAARARPGARVLLEHPTRLGADGRPLPLVALQFVGAGKVLYQATDESYRWRFRVGDLYFGRYWVQMIRYLGHTRAADEDRIAEIIADRREYRRGESPRLHVRFTDDRQTPTAGDGVSLVVERQGQRVQTLALASGATPGSFEGTLQQPAEGKYRVWLSAPASPGKPPSVEFRVTPPPGETERIETDVAELQRVATLTKGKFYTLANVEQLWRELPSGRQIPVETLPPVVLWNQWPVLALVITLLITEWLLRKRKGLL is encoded by the coding sequence ATGAGCGATCGACTCCCCGTCTGGCTTGAGCGTTGGCTTGGCGTTGACAGCTCCGCGCCGGGCGAAGGCACGCTTTGGCGCTTGGAACACGCCTGGCGTCTCGCGCCGTGGGTCACGTTGCTGCTGATCGCAATGTTGGCCGGGTACATCGTCTGGCTCTATAGCTGGGAGCGCCGCTCCGCCGGTCGTTGGGCGCGCGGATTGCTCGCCGGTCTGCGCATCGCGGCACTCGGCATCGTGCTCTGGATGCTCGCGGCCTGGATGTTATCGCTACAGCGCAGCGGACTGCCGTATACGGTGGTGCTGATCGACGACTCGGCCAGTATGGCCACGGTCGACCAGTATCACGACGACGCCAGTGAAAAAGCCGTCGCCAAGTATCGACCGGCGGATAGTTCCGCGCCGGCCTCGCGCCTGGATGTCGCACGGAGTATCCTCACCGCGAACGATGCCCGCGCATTAAAGCGCATGAGCGCCGAGCAGCGGCTGCGCCTGTATGCAATCTCATCCGCCGCGCGGCGCATCGACGGCGACCTGCAGGAACTGACCGCGCAACTATCGGCACTGGAACCGGCCGGCGAATGGAGCCGACTGGGCAATGGCATCGATGCGGTCCTGGACGACCTGCGCGGGACGCCACCCGCTGCGATCGTGCTGATGTCCGACGGCGTCAACACGGCCGGAACGTCGCTCGCGGACGCCGCGCAGTTGGCGCGGCGCAAGGGCGTGCCGCTGTACACGGTGGCCATCGGCAGCAGCGAGCCGGTACGCGACACCGAAATCAGCGACCTGCTAGTGGATGAAGTGGTCTTCATCAATGACGTGGTGAACTTCGAGTTCACCGTCACGGCTTCTGGCTACGCGCAGCAAGGAGTCGCCGCCCAGTTGGTCGATGTCGCCTCGGGCAATGTGCTTGCGGAAACGCCCCTGACGCTCGCGGCCGATGGCGTCCCGGAACGCGCGCGCATTGCTTATCGCCCGACGGAGGAAGGAGAGCTCGAACTGGCCGTCCGGATCGCCCCGCAATCCGACGAAGCGGACGCGGAAAACAATGCCGCATCGCGCACCCTTCAAGTCCGCAAAGACAAACTCCGCGTGCTGATGGTCTGGTGGCAGCCGAGCCTGGAATTTCGACGGTTGAAAGCGCTCTTGGAACGCGAGTCGACCATCGATCTGAAAACGGTGCTGCAAGACGCCGACTTGGAATACGCCGAAAGCGACAAGACGGCGCTCAAGGTCTTTCCCGCGGACCGTGACGAGCTCCGGCATTTCGACGTGGTACTCTTCGGCGACGCCCATCCGGATTTCCTCGGCGCACTAGCGCTCGATCTGCTGCGCGACTTTGTCAGCGAAAAAGGCGGCGGACTGGCCGTCGTCGCGGGGCCGCGCTTCACGCCCCGCGCTTACGCCGGCAGGCCGCTCGAAAAACTGCTGCCGGTCGATTTGGATCCCACCGCGGGCGCGACGACTGCGCCCGCCACCGAGGGCTTTGTTCCGCGGCTCACCGACCTCGGCGCCGCGAGTCCCGGCTGTCAGATCGCCGACACGCTGAGCGAAACCACCGCCGTCTGGGAAGCGCTGCCGCCCTGGTTTTGGTTCGAGCCAGCGGCGCGCGCCCGCCCGGGTGCGCGCGTGTTGTTGGAACATCCGACGCGTCTCGGCGCGGATGGGCGACCGCTGCCGCTCGTAGCGTTGCAGTTCGTCGGCGCGGGGAAGGTGCTCTACCAGGCCACGGATGAATCGTACCGCTGGCGGTTCCGTGTCGGCGATTTGTACTTCGGCCGCTATTGGGTGCAGATGATTCGTTACCTCGGCCACACTCGCGCCGCCGACGAGGATCGCATCGCGGAGATCATCGCCGATCGCCGCGAATACCGGCGCGGCGAATCGCCGCGATTGCACGTCCGCTTCACGGATGATCGCCAGACTCCGACTGCGGGCGATGGCGTCTCGCTGGTCGTCGAGCGGCAAGGGCAACGCGTGCAAACGTTGGCGCTCGCGTCAGGAGCGACGCCGGGCAGCTTCGAAGGCACGCTCCAACAACCGGCCGAAGGCAAGTATCGCGTCTGGCTCAGCGCGCCAGCGTCGCCCGGAAAACCGCCCAGCGTCGAGTTCCGCGTGACACCGCCGCCCGGTGAAACGGAGCGGATCGAAACCGATGTCGCCGAACTTCAGCGCGTCGCGACGCTGACCAAGGGAAAATTTTACACGCTGGCCAACGTCGAACAACTTTGGCGCGAACTCCCCAGCGGCCGTCAAATCCCCGTCGAGACGCTCCCGCCCGTCGTGCTCTGGAACCAATGGCCCGTGCTAGCGCTCGTGATCACGCTGCTGATCACCGAGTGGCTCCTGCGCAAGCGCAAAGGACTTTTGTAG
- a CDS encoding DUF58 domain-containing protein, which produces MTPPTEPTPTCFDPRTLAKLAGLELRARSIVEGYVSGMHRSPFHGFSVEFAEHREYAPGDDVRHVDWKVYGKTDKYYLKQYEEETNLICYLALDASESMTYQSSDAPMSKLDYARTVAAALAYLVLRQQDSVGLAVFDQEVRSLVRPAGNPSHFKQLTHVMERAETGRKTAAGAILHELAERLPKRGVVVLLSDLFDNVASLLAGLKHLRHRRHEVIVFHVLDPAELDFPFEQTTLFKGLEAWPDTLTDPRTLRKAYLAEFEKFLLEVRKSCQEQRADYVQLRTDQPLDVALTSYLSKRLERTR; this is translated from the coding sequence ATGACACCACCCACCGAACCCACGCCAACGTGTTTCGATCCGCGGACGCTGGCTAAGCTGGCGGGGCTCGAGCTGCGTGCGCGCTCGATCGTCGAAGGCTATGTGTCCGGGATGCATCGCAGCCCGTTTCACGGTTTCTCGGTGGAATTCGCCGAGCACCGCGAATACGCGCCGGGCGACGACGTGCGCCATGTGGATTGGAAAGTTTACGGCAAGACCGATAAGTACTATCTCAAGCAATACGAGGAAGAAACGAACCTGATCTGCTACCTGGCGCTCGACGCCAGCGAGAGCATGACGTATCAAAGCTCCGACGCGCCAATGTCGAAACTCGATTACGCGCGGACCGTGGCCGCGGCGCTCGCCTATCTCGTGCTACGGCAACAAGACAGCGTGGGTCTCGCGGTGTTCGATCAGGAAGTGCGGTCGTTGGTCCGCCCAGCGGGCAATCCCTCGCATTTTAAGCAACTCACGCACGTCATGGAGCGTGCCGAAACGGGCCGCAAGACCGCCGCCGGGGCGATTCTGCATGAGCTGGCCGAACGGCTGCCGAAGCGCGGCGTCGTCGTGTTGCTAAGCGATCTGTTCGACAACGTCGCCTCGTTGCTGGCGGGTCTCAAGCACCTTCGCCATCGCCGCCACGAAGTGATCGTCTTCCACGTGCTCGACCCGGCGGAGCTCGATTTCCCGTTTGAACAAACAACGCTCTTTAAGGGCCTCGAAGCCTGGCCCGACACGCTCACGGACCCGCGCACGTTGCGGAAGGCCTATCTGGCGGAATTCGAGAAGTTCCTGCTGGAAGTCCGCAAGTCCTGCCAGGAACAACGCGCCGACTACGTACAACTCCGCACCGACCAACCGCTGGATGTCGCCCTGACTAGTTATCTGAGCAAACGACTGGAACGAACAAGATGA